Proteins from one Syntrophaceae bacterium genomic window:
- a CDS encoding PAS domain S-box protein: protein MARILIVDDTPENLYLLEIILRGNDFETVTATNGKEALAAARTKPPDLIVSDIFMPVMDGFTFLRECKQDANLEDIPFIFYTATYTDSKDQKFALSLGADMIIVKPIDPPDLVGKIRSLLEKRGRGFLPSGKLEPTPDEEFLKGYSETVVRKLEEKVHELDEVNRALSISEHKYHRIFEDAVLGIFQSTPEGQYTLVNPAFARMFGFNSPQEMVEAVRDIGEQLYLNSHDRSTVRSMLSEEGVVRGFIAPFRHRSGKTIWISINSHAVRGEDGRIEYYEGTAEDITEKIEWERLYRILTDQSFVGVYLIQNRKFRFLNQSAAAFAGYAPDELMGKDSLFMIHPDDRKKVRTVSRRMLLDGVTTPEEVRIIRKDGTVRWIMMTLNPTDYEGRPAILGNSLDITELKEAREKLDLSRDMESSILDSIPLAVIGLENRRITFANSDTTAVFGWRPDELIGQSTRILYRSDEEFRQIGERVYRALAQERTFTDELEYPCRHQDGRGILCRVKAARIGETLQDNRVVVTYENITELIRTKEKLGQTNEQLQRTLSSTIKTISSLLEAKDPYTAGHQESVSRLVTAIALEMNLPEDRVQAVGTAALLHDLGKIHIPSDILSKPGKLSDVEYMLIKIHPEVGHDIIRNIEFVFPIAEMILQHHERLDGSGYPQGLSGEQILLEARIIAVADVVEAMASHRPYRPALGIDAAMEEIMRYRGTRYDTGVVDACRRLFLERSFRFEEQHQH, encoded by the coding sequence ATGGCGCGAATTCTGATTGTCGACGATACCCCGGAAAACCTTTATCTGCTGGAGATCATCCTGAGAGGGAACGACTTTGAAACCGTGACCGCCACCAACGGAAAGGAGGCGCTGGCAGCGGCAAGAACCAAACCACCGGATCTCATCGTCTCGGACATCTTCATGCCCGTCATGGACGGGTTCACATTTTTGAGAGAATGCAAGCAGGATGCGAACCTCGAAGACATTCCATTCATTTTTTACACGGCGACCTACACCGACTCGAAAGACCAGAAATTCGCCCTGAGCCTGGGGGCGGACATGATCATTGTCAAACCGATCGATCCGCCCGATCTGGTGGGAAAGATCCGCAGTCTGCTCGAAAAGCGGGGAAGGGGATTCCTGCCGTCAGGGAAACTGGAACCGACGCCGGACGAAGAATTTCTGAAAGGATACAGTGAAACCGTTGTCCGGAAACTTGAGGAGAAAGTGCATGAACTGGATGAGGTGAACCGGGCGCTTTCCATAAGCGAGCATAAATACCATCGCATTTTCGAAGACGCCGTCCTCGGTATTTTCCAGTCCACGCCGGAAGGGCAATACACGCTTGTGAACCCGGCCTTTGCGCGCATGTTCGGCTTCAATTCGCCGCAGGAGATGGTCGAGGCGGTCCGTGACATCGGTGAACAGCTCTATCTGAATTCCCATGATCGGAGTACTGTCCGCAGCATGTTATCGGAGGAGGGCGTAGTCCGGGGATTCATCGCCCCGTTCCGGCACCGCAGCGGCAAAACGATCTGGATCTCCATCAACAGCCATGCCGTTCGGGGCGAGGATGGACGCATCGAATACTATGAGGGAACGGCGGAAGACATAACGGAAAAAATAGAATGGGAGCGGCTCTACCGGATTCTTACGGACCAGTCCTTCGTCGGGGTCTACCTGATCCAGAACCGCAAATTCCGGTTTCTCAACCAGAGCGCCGCCGCATTTGCCGGATATGCACCGGATGAACTCATGGGGAAGGATTCCCTGTTTATGATTCATCCCGACGACCGGAAAAAGGTCCGCACCGTGTCGCGCCGGATGCTCCTGGACGGCGTCACGACCCCCGAGGAAGTCCGAATCATTCGCAAGGACGGAACCGTCCGCTGGATCATGATGACCCTCAATCCAACGGATTACGAGGGCCGGCCGGCAATCCTGGGAAATTCGCTGGACATCACGGAACTGAAGGAGGCCCGGGAAAAGCTGGATCTCTCCAGGGACATGGAATCCTCCATTCTCGATTCCATCCCTCTGGCGGTCATCGGGCTGGAGAACCGGCGGATCACCTTCGCCAATTCCGACACAACCGCCGTCTTCGGCTGGCGCCCCGACGAGCTCATCGGCCAATCCACACGCATCCTGTACCGTAGCGATGAGGAGTTCCGTCAGATCGGCGAGCGGGTATACCGGGCCCTGGCCCAGGAAAGAACGTTCACGGACGAACTGGAGTATCCCTGCCGTCACCAGGACGGACGCGGCATCCTCTGCCGGGTGAAGGCCGCGAGAATCGGAGAAACCCTTCAGGATAACAGGGTCGTCGTCACATACGAAAACATCACGGAGCTGATTCGGACGAAAGAGAAGCTGGGCCAGACCAACGAACAGCTGCAACGCACCCTCTCCAGCACCATCAAGACCATTTCCTCTCTCTTGGAGGCAAAGGATCCCTATACGGCGGGACATCAGGAAAGCGTCAGCCGGCTCGTGACGGCCATTGCGCTGGAGATGAATCTTCCCGAAGATCGAGTCCAGGCCGTCGGAACGGCGGCCCTGCTTCACGACCTGGGGAAGATCCACATCCCCTCGGACATCCTTTCCAAACCGGGAAAGCTGAGTGACGTCGAATACATGCTGATCAAGATCCATCCCGAAGTCGGTCATGATATCATCCGGAACATAGAATTCGTTTTCCCGATCGCGGAGATGATCCTTCAGCATCACGAACGCCTCGACGGATCGGGATATCCACAGGGGTTGTCCGGCGAGCAGATCCTCCTGGAAGCACGCATCATTGCCGTGGCCGATGTCGTGGAAGCCATGGCTTCGCATCGCCCCTACCGGCCGGCACTGGGCATCGATGCGGCCATGGAGGAAATCATGCGGTACCGGGGAACGCGCTATGACACCGGTGTCGTCGATGCATGCCGGCGGCTCTTTCTGGAAAGGAGCTTCCGGTTTGAAGAGCAGCATCAGCACTGA